The following are encoded together in the Neomonachus schauinslandi chromosome X, ASM220157v2, whole genome shotgun sequence genome:
- the CNGA2 gene encoding cyclic nucleotide-gated olfactory channel, whose amino-acid sequence MTEKSNGVKSSPANNHNHHAPPVIKANGKDDHRTSSRPQSAADDDTSSELQRLAEMDAPQQGRGGFHRIVRLVGIIREWANKNFREEELRPDSFLERFRGPELQTVMTQQGDGKGDKDGEGKGTKKKFELFVLDPAGDWYYRWLFVIAMLVLYNWCLLVARACFSDLQKGYYLVWLVLDYFSDVVYIMDLFIRLRTGFLEQGLLVKDPKKLRDNYIHTLQFKLDVASIIPTDLIYFAVGIHSPELRFNRLLHFARMFEFFDRTETRTSYPNIFRISNLVLYILVIIHWNACIYYAISKSIGFGVDTWVYPNITDPEYGYLAREYIYCLYWSTLTLTTIGETPPPVKDEEYLFVIFDFLIGVLIFATIVGNVGSMISNMNATRAEFQAKIDAVKHYMQFRKVSKEMEAKVIKWFDYLWTNKKSVDEREVLKNLPAKLRAEIAINVHLSTLKKVRIFQDCEAGLLVELVLKLRPQVFSPGDYICRKGDIGKEMYIIKEGKLAVVADDGVTQYALLSAGSCFGEISILNIKGSKMGNRRTANIRSLGYSDLFCLSKDDLMEAVTEYPDAKKVLEERGREILMKEGLLDENEVAASMEVDVQEKLEQLETNMETLYTRFGRLLAEYTGAQQKLKQRITVLETKMKQNNMDDYLSDGMNSPEPAAAHEP is encoded by the exons ATGACAGAAAAATCCAATGGTGTGAAGAGTTCCCCAGCCAATAACCACAACCACCACGCACCTCCTGTCATCAAGGCCAATGGCAAAGATGACCACAGGACCAGCAGCAG GCCACAGTCTGCAGCTGACGATGACACCTCCTCAGAACTGCAGAGGCTGGCGGAGATGGATGCCCCCCAGCAGGGTAGGGGTGGCTTCCACAG GATTGTCCGCCTGGTGGGGATCATTAGAGAGTGGGCCAACAAGAATTTTCGTGAGGAGGAACTGCGACCTGACTCATTCCTGGAGCGTTTCCGTGGGCCCGAGCTCCAGACTGTGATGACACAGCAAGGGGATGGCAAAGGCGACAAGGACGGCGAGGGCAAGGGCACCAA GAAGAAATTTGAACTATTTGTCTTGGATCCAGCTGGGGACTGGTACTACCGCTGGCTATTTGTCATTGCTATGCTTGTCCTCTACAACTGGTGCCTGCTGGTggccag AGCCTGTTTCAGTGACCTACAAAAAGGCTACTACCTAGTGTGGCTGGTGCTGGACTACTTCTCAGATGTAGTGTATATCATGGACCTCTTCATCCGATTGCGCACAG GTTTTCTGGAGCAAGGGCTGCTGGTCAAAGATCCTAAGAAGTTGCGGGACAACTATATCCACACCCTGCAGTTCAAGCTAGATGTGGCTTCTATCATTCCCACGGACCTGATCTATTTTGCTGTGGGCATCCACAGCCCTGAGCTGCGCTTTAACCGCTTGCTACACTTTGCCCGCATGTTTGAATTCTTTGACCGCACTGAGACACGTACCAGTTACCCCAACATCTTCCGAATCAGCAACCTGGTCCTCTATATCTTGGTCATCATCCACTGGAATGCCTGCATTTACTATGCCATCTCCAAGTCCATTGGCTTTGGGGTTGACACCTGGGTTTATCCCAACATCACTGACCCTGAGTATGGCTACCTGGCTAGGGAATACATCTACTGCCTTTACTGGTCTACCCTGACACTTACCACCATTGGGGAGACGCCACCCCCTGTAAAGGATGAGGAGTACTTATTTGTCATCTTTGACTTCCTGATTGGTGTCCTCATCTTTGCCACCATTGTGGGAAACGTGGGCTCCATGATCTCCAACATGAATGCCACCCGGGCTGAATTCCAGGCCAAGATTGATGCTGTCAAACATTACATGCAGTTCCGAAAGGTCAGCAAGGAGATGGAAGCCAAGGTCATTAAGTGGTTTGACTACCTGTGGACCAATAAGAAGAGTGTGGATGAACGGGAAGTTCTCAAGAACTTGCCAGCCAAGCTGAGGGCTGAGATAGCCATCAATGTCCATCTGTCCACCCTCAAAAAAGTGCGTATCTTCCAGGATTGTGAGGCTGGCCTGCTGGTGGAGCTGGTATTGAAGCTCCGTCCTCAGGTCTTCAGCCCTGGAGATTACATTTGCCGCAAGGGGGATATTGGCAAGGAGATGTACATAATCAAGGAAGGCAAATTGGCAGTAGTGGCTGATGATGGTGTTACTCAATATGCCCTTCTCTCGGCTGGGAGTTGCTTTGGAGAGATCAGTATCCTTAACATTAAGGGCAGCAAAATGGGCAATCGACGCACAGCCAATATCCGTAGCCTTGGTTACTCAGATCTCTTTTGCTTGTCCAAGGATGATCTTATGGAAGCTGTGACTGAGTACCCTGATGCCAAGAAGGTCTTGGAGGAGAGGGGCCGGGAGATCCTGATGAAGGAGGGGCTGCTGGATGAGAATGAGGTGGCTGCCAGCATGGAAGTAGATGTACAGGAGAAGCTAGAGCAGCTGGAGACCAACATGGAGACCTTGTACACTCGCTTTGGCCGCCTGCTGGCTGAGTACACAGGAGCCCAGCAGAAACTCAAGCAGCGCATTACAGTTCTGGAAACCAAGATGAAGCAGAACAATATGGATGATTACCTGTCAGATGGGATGAATAGCCCCGAGCCAGCTGCTGCTCATGAGCCATAA
- the FATE1 gene encoding fetal and adult testis-expressed transcript protein, whose protein sequence is MAGGPLSIKEEMETSLAEELVPGSYMQNQEHLVIAEMMEHGSQSLGASRRRQKLDPKSAGSAAGQPVWNMTATRPKKTGPQVPMPRMLREPGHGDAHPQEYPGGFQNTRFHYERNPDADRVAEIGLEELNGLEMEVMRRQLHVITSRLRALEDQGATWRHRDALFFTMLVSACVANLWLWMRQ, encoded by the exons ATGGCAGGAGGACCCCTTAGCATCAAGGAGGAGATGGAAACATCCCTGGCTGAAGAGCTGGTTCCTGGAAGCTATATGCAAAACCAAGAGCACCTGGTGATAGCAG AAATGATGGAGCATGGATCTCAGTCCCTGGGTGCCTCTCGGCGGCGACAAAAGTTGGATCCAAAGTCTGCTGGCTCTGCTGCAGGTCAACCGGTTTGGAATATGACTGCCACCCGGCCCAAGAAAACG GGGCCCCAGGTGCCAATGCCCAGAATGTTGAGAGAACCAGGCCATGGTGATGCCCACCCCCAGGAGTATCCTGGTGGCTTCCAAAACACGAGATTCCACTATGAGCG CAACCCAGACGCAGATAGGGTGGCAGAGATTGGCCTGGAAGAGCTAAATGGACTGGAGATGGAAGTCATGAGAAGACAG CTGCACGTGATCACCAGCCGGCTGCGAGCCCTGGAGGACCAGGGTGCCACCTGGCGCCACAGGGATGCTCTGTTCTTCACCATGCTGGTGTCGGCCTGCGTCGCCAACCTGTGGCTGTGGATGCGCCAGTGA